AACTAGAAAAAAGACCTGAATCCCGTGCTGAATAAGAAAATTAGTCACAGCGCCGGCCAGATAGGTTTTTCCTGCCCCTACATCTCCTGTAAACAGGATGCCCGGAATATGGGGATTCTGGAGATATTCAGAAACAAACTGGCGTGCTCCCTGCAAGGCCTTTGCCGCCATTTCCCGGTGAACTCCTTCATAATAATCAAGTCGAAAACCCTCGAAGCTGCATCCCTTAATTTCAGGTGTAACATTTGCATACTGGTACCGGTTTTCCAGAGTGAATTGTTTTGTACAGCTGCAAATCCTGGCCACATCTCCAAAAAGAACCACACCCCGGTCCTGGCAAATTTTACACCTGGGTGACTCCAAATCTTTAAACTTGAGAGAAGGCTGCTTTTTTTCTACGATCTTATGCAGCCTTGCAATCAAATCTTCAACCTGTTTCATTTGCCTCACCTGACTAAGTTAAATAAAGATCTTTATATTTTTCTTCTTTATCCTCTTTTGTTCCTTCAAGGTTTGGCTTTCCTTTTCGAGCCTGGCGCTGGGCAAAATACCTTTCCTCGTATTGGTTTACCTCCTGGGTTGTCCTTAAATTATTACGAGCCCAGCGGGAAAGAATCCGGTCTACGTAGTTCAGATTAAAAATACCCCTCATAACCGCCCGCTTTAAGGCCTCTAAAATCAACTCTTCAGAATAACCCTCATCCTTATACCAGCAGATAATCTGCGTACACTCCATAGGAGTAAGAGGCCGCCCGAATTCCTGCTCAAATATCCGGAAGAGGTTGCTCAGTAAAGGTGTTTGAGCCCGCCCTGCGGTTCTTACCTGGGCAGTTGGTGCCGCCTCCTTGCGCATCTCCTGAAGCGCCTGCACCTTTTCCTCAGCCCAGAGGTCGGCAATTTTTTCAAAAAGCCCCGAAAGATCAAACCTGCCACCCTCGATTTTAAGCAGACCGCGCGCCACCAAAGACTCCAGGACTACTTTAACCTGGTTTTCCGGAACATCGAGAAGCCTGCTAAACGCCTCCGGGGCCGGAGCGTCATTTCCCTGCTGTTGAAAATAAAAAAGGGCAAGAACCACCAAAAGGTCGAGGCTCCCCAGGGAAATTCTTGCACTGTATTTCATCAGAAGGTTGGGAATCAAAGTAAATCCTGCCATAAAGAAATCTTTGCTGAAAAGAGCGGGGATATGAAACCCATACCCCTCCACGGATACCATCCTTTCTCTCATGTGCATTACATATTATTATTTATCCAGAACCTCTCAAAAAACCTGCTGCACCTAACAGGTTTTTTGAATAAAACCTTCTCCTCCTATAAATAAATAAAAGGAAAGACGATTCACAGTGCAACGGTGGAGAAGATGGAACAATACACCAATACTTCCATAAAAAATTTTCTTTCTGAACTGGTTTCAGCATGGCACTTGACTGCACCTGCCTACCCTTTTTTACGCGCGCGGTTTCGAAAGATTCTAACGGAAAACCCCGAGAAAACCCTGGACGCCTTGTTTTTAACGCTTTACCTGAAACACCCTGCGCTCTCGACGTTCTCCGGTTTGCGTTCCTTTCTCCTTGCCCATCTCCCTTGCCTCTACCCCGGGATTCTGTCCTACGCCAGGCATCTGAAAAAATTCCAACACAGCGTGTTGGAAGGTCCCCTTTCTATTGTTTTACGGGAAATCCGGTTTCTCTGTCGGGAAGTTATCTTAGTCACCCTCAACAATCCCGCAACACCTTATCCGGCGAGAAAACAATTGCATCAAGCACTTCAAAAAATAAAACCCTTTAATCCGTATCCTGCCGCGGAGATCCCTTTTTGTCCGGAGGAAGTAATTGCCAATCTCCCCTATTACCTGGAAAAGGCCGACCTCCTTGCCGAACTTCCGCAGCTTCTACCGGTCTACTTCACCGCAGACGAACTCCAACACTTTTCCGGCTCCCTTCACATCCACAAGTTTACTCCCGAGGACGAAGTCAGGCTCGAAAAGATCCTGAACCTTCTTCGTAAAAGAGAAATCCTTCGCGAACTGCTCCGTT
Above is a genomic segment from Bacillota bacterium containing:
- a CDS encoding ATP-binding protein, which encodes MKQVEDLIARLHKIVEKKQPSLKFKDLESPRCKICQDRGVVLFGDVARICSCTKQFTLENRYQYANVTPEIKGCSFEGFRLDYYEGVHREMAAKALQGARQFVSEYLQNPHIPGILFTGDVGAGKTYLAGAVTNFLIQHGIQVFFLVVPDFLDELRATYHKGISGEGSDLDDVTLLRKVRQVDVLVLDDLGAHNYTPWTCNRLYSLLNYRLNFHLPVIITTNLTLGQLEEFLGERTTSRIVQMCRIYRLSVDKDIRHLKNRNGSQAGK
- a CDS encoding DnaD domain protein; this encodes MRERMVSVEGYGFHIPALFSKDFFMAGFTLIPNLLMKYSARISLGSLDLLVVLALFYFQQQGNDAPAPEAFSRLLDVPENQVKVVLESLVARGLLKIEGGRFDLSGLFEKIADLWAEEKVQALQEMRKEAAPTAQVRTAGRAQTPLLSNLFRIFEQEFGRPLTPMECTQIICWYKDEGYSEELILEALKRAVMRGIFNLNYVDRILSRWARNNLRTTQEVNQYEERYFAQRQARKGKPNLEGTKEDKEEKYKDLYLT